Proteins encoded together in one Acanthochromis polyacanthus isolate Apoly-LR-REF ecotype Palm Island chromosome 12, KAUST_Apoly_ChrSc, whole genome shotgun sequence window:
- the LOC110968427 gene encoding gamma-glutamylcyclotransferase-like isoform X3, producing the protein MQVCVLQSTSMALCCWLNTRGKLCIVSVNRAQWRCKGINMRMVCGCWKASSSFLSLCSSCSLPSALCSSKHSAGAQLSSPPFHRCLTPLTICLTSAFVVLLFLQTGTDDNMENNHTFLYFAYGSNLLKERLQLKNPSATVHCVARLKDYKLVFGNHKGLSSDRWHGGVATIEHSPGDEVWGVVWRMNMSDLESLDSQENVTLGAYSPVELSVKTKGQELNCRTYIMNSCVYAPPSPQYLQVIVMGAEQNGLPKDYQEKLRAVKTNMYEGPLPMMAELERIRRRAKERAKHRSDA; encoded by the exons atgcaggtgtgtgtgttacaaTCTACATCTATGGCTCTGTGCTGTTGGCTCAACACACGGGGCAAACTGTGTATTGTGAGTGTGAATAGGGCTCAGTGGCGGTGTAAGGGGATTAACATGAGAATGGTGTGTGGGTGCTGGAAGGCCAGTTCTTCATTTCTGTCACTCTGCAGCTCATGCTCTCTCCCCTCCGCCCTCTGCTCCTCCAAACACTCAGCTGGGGCTCAACTCAGCTCTCCACCTTTTCATCGTTGCCTTACTCCGCTCACAATCTGTCTCACATCAGCCTTTGTtgttctcctcttcctccagacAGGGACTGATGACAACATGGAGAACAACCACACCTTCCTGTACTTTGCTTATGGTAGTAACCTGCTGAAGGAGCGGCTCCAGCTCAAGAATCCCTCTGCCACAGTTCACTGTGTGGCCAGGCTCAAG GACTATAAACTAGTTTTTGGGAACCATAAAGGCCTTTCCAGTGACCGGTGGCATGGAGGTGTGGCGACCATAGAGCACAGCCCAGGAGACGAGGTCTGGGGTGTGGTGTGGAGGATGAACATGTCTGATCTGGAGTCTCTAGACAG TCAAGAGAATGTGACGTTAGGTGCGTACAGCCCTGTGGAGCTGTCAGTGAAGACAAAAGGTCAGGAGCTCAACTGTCGTACTTACATAATGAACAGCTGTGTGTATGCCCCACCATCGCCTCAGTACCTACAG GTGATTGTGATGGGAGCAGAACAGAACGGCTTGCCGAAGGACTACCAGGAGAAACTGCGAGCAGTCAAGACCAACATGTATGAAGGTCCCCTACCCATGATGGCCGAACTGGAGCGAATCAGAAGAAGAGCCAAAGAGAGGGCCAAGCATCGTTCTGATGCCTAA
- the LOC110968428 gene encoding sodium- and chloride-dependent transporter XTRP3, with amino-acid sequence MEKDARPNWDNPMQFVLACVSYAVGLGNVWRFPYLCQMHGGGGFLIPYFIMLLVEGVPLFYLELAIGQKMRLGSIGAWTAISPYLGGVGLASVVTSLYLCLYYNVINAWSFWYLFNSFQSVLPWAVCPINANRTAPIEECEVASPTQYFFYRETLNISSTIEENGGIHTGQALCFLLTWVITYLCIVRGVQSTGKVVYFTATFPYVVLFIYLIRGFTLHGAVNGVKYMFTPKMDQLANPATWINAATQIFFSLGLGFGSLIAFSSYNQYNNNFERQAITVSLINSGTSIFASIVTFAIYGFKATVNYENCLERTRILLLNTFNLAEDTITLDNVLEWIKKLNATYPEQFNEIANDTGNCSLEQELATAVEGPGLAFIVYSEAITNMPLSQLWSVLYFIMLLLLGVGSMLGNITAIITPLRDFRVVSRISSELFNGLVCLFCLLLGLGFTTTSGNYWFTMFNDYGATFSLLFIVLIEVITVSYIYGIKRFEKDIEDMLGHRPNWYWKIMWVVISPLLLIVLFVFYIVNYIMGGTPTYQAWDKEQGKSVLTEYPAFGQVFIVLLLVSSVSCVPLTALYVFCRKRKHGKPLKQQHALSTVSA; translated from the exons ATGGAGAAAGATGCGAGACCCAACTGGGACAACCCCATGCAGTTTGTGCTGGCGTGTGTGTCTTATGCAGTCGGACTTGGAAACGTATGGCGATTTCCTTACCTTTGTCAAATGCACGGTGGAG GGGGCTTCTTGATTCCATATTTTATCATGCTGCTTGTGGAGGGAGTGCCCTTGTTCTACTTGGAGCTTGCCATTGGTCAGAAGATGCGTTTAGGTAGCATTGGGGCATGGACTGCCATCAGCCCTTATTTAGGAGGAGTGG gtCTTGCTAGTGTTGTGACGTCCCTGTATCTGTGTCTCTATTACAACGTCATCAATGCATGGAGTTTCTGGTATCTCTTTAATTCATTTCAA TCCGTCCTGCCCTGGGCAGTTTGCCCCATAAACGCCAACCGTACAGCACCTATAGAAGAATGTGAGGTGGCCTCACCCACCCAGTACTTCTTCTACAGGGAAACACTGAACATCTCTTCCACTATTGAAGAGAATGGAGGCATTCATACAGGCCAGGCTTTGTGCTTCCTCCTGACTTGGGTGATTACCTACCTGTGCATCGTCCGAGGAGTACAGTCTACTGGAAAG GTGGTGTACTTCACAGCCACGTTTCCATATGTGGTCCTCTTTATCTACCTGATCCGGGGCTTCACTCTTCATGGCGCCGTCAATGGTGTCAAATACATGTTCACGCCCAAG ATGGATCAACTTGCGAACCCGGCTACGTGGATCAATGCAGCCACTCAGATCTTTTTCTCTCTGGGTTTGGGTTTTGGGTCCCTCATAGCTTTTTCCAGCTACAACCAGTACAACAACAACTTTGAGCGCCAGGCCATCACCGTCTCTCTCATCAATAGTGGGACCTCCATCTTTGCCAGCATTGTCACTTTTGCCATCTACGGGTTCAAGGCCACTGTCAACTATGAGAACTGCTTGGAGAG gACACGGATTCTGCTATTGAATACATTTAATCTAGCAGAAGACACCATCACTTTGGATAATGTCTTGGAGTGGATTAAGAAGCTGAATGCAACATACCCAGAGCAGTTTAACGAAATTGCTAACGACACTGGAAACTGCAGCCTGGAGCAAGAACTCGCGACC GCTGTAGAGGGACCAGGTCTGGCGTTCATCGTGTACAGTGAAGCCATTACGAACATGCCATTGTCTCAGCTGTGGTCAGTGTTGTACTTCATCATGCTCCTGCTGTTAGGAGTTGGCAGCATGCTGGGTAACATCACAGCCATCATCACCCCACTACGAGACTTCAGGGTCGTGTCCCGCATAAGCAGCGAGTTATTTAACG GTttagtgtgtttgttctgtctGCTGCTTGGCCTTGGCTTCACCACCACATCAGGGAATTACTGGTTCACCATGTTCAATGACTACGGAGCCACTTTCTCCCTGCTGTTCATCGTCCTCATCGAGGTCATAACTGTCAGTTACATCTATGGAATTAAAAG GTTTGAAAAAGACATAGAAGACATGCTTGGTCATCGCCCTAACTGGTACTGGAAGATCATGTGGGTAGTAATCAGTCCCCTTCTCCTTATCGTCCTCTTTGTCTTCTACATTGTCAACTACATCATGGGAGGAACGCCTACATACCAAGCATGGGACAAAGAGCAG GGTAAATCAGTGCTGACAGAGTATCCTGCCTTTGGTCAAGTCTtcattgtgctgctgctggtgtcttCAGTCAGCTGTGTTCCCCTCACAGCTCTGTACGTCTTctgcagaaagagaaaacatggaaaaccTCTCAAGCAGCAGCATGCTCTGAGTACAGTATCTGCTTAG
- the LOC110968427 gene encoding gamma-glutamylcyclotransferase-like isoform X4, whose translation MENNHTFLYFAYGSNLLKERLQLKNPSATVHCVARLKDYKLVFGNHKGLSSDRWHGGVATIEHSPGDEVWGVVWRMNMSDLESLDSQENVTLGAYSPVELSVKTKGQELNCRTYIMNSCVYAPPSPQYLQVIVMGAEQNGLPKDYQEKLRAVKTNMYEGPLPMMAELERIRRRAKERAKHRSDA comes from the exons ATGGAGAACAACCACACCTTCCTGTACTTTGCTTATGGTAGTAACCTGCTGAAGGAGCGGCTCCAGCTCAAGAATCCCTCTGCCACAGTTCACTGTGTGGCCAGGCTCAAG GACTATAAACTAGTTTTTGGGAACCATAAAGGCCTTTCCAGTGACCGGTGGCATGGAGGTGTGGCGACCATAGAGCACAGCCCAGGAGACGAGGTCTGGGGTGTGGTGTGGAGGATGAACATGTCTGATCTGGAGTCTCTAGACAG TCAAGAGAATGTGACGTTAGGTGCGTACAGCCCTGTGGAGCTGTCAGTGAAGACAAAAGGTCAGGAGCTCAACTGTCGTACTTACATAATGAACAGCTGTGTGTATGCCCCACCATCGCCTCAGTACCTACAG GTGATTGTGATGGGAGCAGAACAGAACGGCTTGCCGAAGGACTACCAGGAGAAACTGCGAGCAGTCAAGACCAACATGTATGAAGGTCCCCTACCCATGATGGCCGAACTGGAGCGAATCAGAAGAAGAGCCAAAGAGAGGGCCAAGCATCGTTCTGATGCCTAA
- the LOC110968427 gene encoding uncharacterized protein LOC110968427 isoform X2, translating to MCDIERMFHQFHVCVDDQDYLRFLWWENGNLEAQPSIYRMKVHLFGAASSPGCANYGLKHLAAEGQGRFSEDTIKFIQTNFYVDDGLSSVATQSQAIQLVKEARELCGMGKLRLHKFISNSKEVLATIPNEECAVAPKDLDMALSELHIERALGVQWCVASGKFQFRVVIKKGPLTRRGVLSTVASVFDPLGFVAPFILLGKQILQQMCRDKLSWDDTLPDDLRPLWESWLHDLPNLADIGIQRCYIPLNFKIQHYELHHFSDASVKDPHDEGAVDFTGCADSPEVGALSIAGLTIKVCKLFIS from the coding sequence ATGTGTGATATAGAACGCATGTTCCACCAATTTCATGTATGTGTGGATGACCAAGACTACCTACGTTTCCTTTGGTGGGAGAATGGAAACCTTGAAGCCCAGCCTTCCATCTATCGTATGAAGGTCCATTTGTTCGGCGCAGCTTCCTCACCTGGTTGCGCCAACTATGGACTAAAGCACCTTGCTGCTGAAGGACAAGGACGCTTCAGTGAAGACACTATCAAGTTCATTCAGACCAACTTCTATGTTGATGATGGCTTGTCAAGTGTGGCAACCCAAAGCCAAGCAATACAGCTGGTCAAGGAGGCAAGAGAGCTTTGTGGTATGGGCAAACTTCGACTTCACAAGTTCATTTCCAACAGCAAGGAAGTTCTTGCCACTATTCCCAATGAAGAATGTGCTGTAGCTCCCAAAGACCTAGATATGGCACTCAGTGAGCTACACATAGAGAGAGCACTTGGCGTGCAGTGGTGTGTGGCATCAGGTAAGTTCCAGTTCAGAGTGGTCATTAAGAAGGGTCCACTCACCCGAAGAGGAGTATTGTCTACAGTAGCTTCAGTGTTCGATCCACTGGGATTTGTGGCACCCTTCATCCTGTTGGGAAAGCAGATACTACAACAAATGTGTCGTGACAAGCTCAGTTGGGATGATACCTTACCTGATGACCTTCGACCTCTGTGGGAGTCTTGGCTTCATGACTTGCCAAACTTGGCTGATATAGGGATCCAGAGATGCTACATACCATTAAACTTCAAGATACAACACTATGAGCTCCATCATTTCTCTGATGCCAGTGTGAAGGATCCCCATGATGAAGGAGCAGTGGACTTCACCGGATGTGCTGACAGCCCTGAGGTAGGAGCACTCTCCATAGCTGGTCTCACCATCAAAGTTTGTaaactatttatctcttaa
- the LOC110968427 gene encoding uncharacterized protein LOC110968427 isoform X1: MSEFEFSPETGEDGDDKQQCSTSEQPQATKGKGADSPTAQELQRVQRTRKLTERGQELHDEQVRRFANRFTVCYDKWKAIAKDAKQALHEQCSRDQLHEHITKVTQASRNPNVVYDDLRRHDIPHNDTRRRVDTCEAVTRTIIETAKRHLNTEKRDEDVKETESVFKSPSSDKSSIRSHNTKSSAHSGSRSRITSRHSSLSSARRQDAAAEVAASEATLEVLLEQEGHIKEIQRLEAEAADLRAKQEAENAERERVLEAKRRQLERLETIKNIKAAKARQQVYEQSICSEEEIDELLHEHVPVIKREEIKHKDNLPQHRFPPQDLTSLRQEDSTTALVRAFAESISASRLPVPEPTTFSGDPLQFNDWKVSFQTLIDRKNIPAEEKIYYLRKYIDGPAKKAIESYFLLSTESAYNAAWTILQERYGNPFLIAKAFRDKLDAWPRISSKGNIKLQEFADFLRSCEAAMSQVRGLEVLNDCNENQKMLAKLPDWLTSRWNRKVIEVEEQSHTFPSFSQFVEFLTREAKIACNPITSLHALKPSESERTKLSKNRAPGAKVLATSSNEKAATTNCGYCERAGHSLQECRKFMDETITERVKFVQEKKLCFGYLKSGHRSRDCDSRNTCDICEKRHPTCLHDNCTKEKRTSARTDRVRNSHKPGERNVDSPQDRTVRTAYEATSNRVIQHVKDTHTSSIIPVWVSAASEPNREVLVYALLDTRSDTTFILEETAKALHTRNEPVHLKLSTMSSRNAVVSCKKLTGLQVRGFYSDRIIPLSVTYSREFIPANRDHIPTPETAKVWPHLEHIADDIAPQQSCDVGLLIGYNCPQALVPRQVVSGEENQPYALRTDLGWSVVGYGNPCINYGDPIGVSHRVIVKQVVPDPQFSSDLTHEVHYVCRTQIKELVSPAEIVRVLESDFVERMSEDGNISQEDVRFLAKMKGGIRLKDDGHFEMPLPFKNERLNLPDNKICAIHRLKCLEKS; encoded by the coding sequence ATGTCAGAGTTTGAGTTTTCTCCTGAAACTGGTGAAGATGGTGATGACAAGCAGCAATGTAGCACAAGTGAGCAACCACAAGCAACTAAAGGCAAAGGAGCTGATAGTCCAACAGCACAAGAGCTGCAAAGGGTACAACGAACACGCAAGTTGACAGAGCGGGGTCAAGAGCTGCATGATGAGCAAGTGAGAAGATTTGCAAATCGCTTCACTGTGTGCTATGACAAGTGGAAGGCTATTGCAAAGGATGCCAAGCAGGCACTGCATGAACAATGCTCAAGGGACCAGTTGCATGAACACATCACAAAGGTAACTCAGGCCTCACGTAATCCGAATGTTGTTTATGACGATTTAAGACGCCATGACATTCCTCACAATGACACACGTCGCAGAGTGGACACCTGTGAAGCGGTAACAAGGACCATCATTGAGACTGCAAAAAGACATTTGAACACAGAAAAGCGTGATGAAGATGTGAAAGAGACAGAATCTGTATTTAAGTCTCCATCCTCAGACAAATCAAGTATCAGATCTCACAACACTAAGTCATCTGCTCATTCTGGAAGTCGCTCAAGGATCACATCCAGACATTCAAGCCTGTCGTCCGCCAGAAGACAAGATGCAGCTGCTGAAGTCGCCGCCAGTGAGGCAACTTTAGAGGTGCTTCTGGAACAAGAAGGTCACATTAAGGAAATTCAAAGACTTGAAGCTGAAGCTGCCGATCTACGAGCAAAACAAGAGGCTGAAAACGCTGAAAGAGAAAGAGTATTAGAAGCGAAGCGCAGACAGTTAGAGCGGTTGGAAACAATTAAGAACATAAAAGCTGCTAAAGCAAGACAGCAAGTATATGAGCAGAGTATATGTTCAGAGGAAGAAATAGATGAGTTACTCCATGAGCATGTCCCTGTAATaaaaagagaggaaataaaacataaagataACCTACCACAACATCGCTTCCCACCTCAAGATTTAACATCTCTAAGACAAGAAGACAGCACAACAGCTCTTGTTAGAGCTTTTGCAGAATCCATCAGCGCAAGTCGCCTTCCTGTACCTGAGCCGACAACTTTCAGCGGTGATCCACTCCAATTCAATGACTGGAAGGTTTCCTTTCAAACCCTCATAGACAGGAAAAACATACCTGCTGAAGAGAAGATCTATTATCTGCGAAAATACATCGATGGACCTGCCAAGAAGGCCATAGAGAGCTACTTCCTGCTGAGTACAGAGTCAGCCTATAATGCAGCATGGACTATTCTGCAGGAGAGATATGGCAATCCATTCCTTATTGCCAAGGCCTTCAGAGACAAGCTCGACGCTTGGCCAAGGATAAGTTCTAAAGGCAATATCAAACTTCAAGAATTTGCTGACTTTCTGCGTAGCTGTGAAGCTGCCATGTCTCAGGTTAGGGGTCTTGAAGTCCTTAACGATTGCAATGAAAATCAGAAGATGCTTGCTAAACTTCCAGACTGGCTGACCTCAAGATGGAATAGAAAGGTCATAGAAGTGGAAGAACAAAGTCACACCTTTCCAAGTTTCAGTCAGTTCGTGGAGTTCCTCACACGCGAAGCCAAAATTGCTTGCAATCCAATAACATCTCTCCATGCTCTAAAACCAAGTGAAAGTGAAAGGACAAAGCTTTCAAAGAACAGAGCTCCTGGAGCAAAGGTGCTAGCAACCAGCTCAAATGAAAAGGCTGCCACTACCAATTGTGGATATTGTGAGAGGGCAGGTCACAGTCTGCAGGAGTGTCGTAAATTTATGGATGAGACAATCACTGAGCGAGTAAAGTTTGTTCAAGAAAAGAAATTATGCTTCGGATACCTGAAGTCTGGCCATCGCTCAAGGGACTGTGACAGCAGAAATACCTGTGATATATGTGAGAAAAGGCATCCAACTTGTCTCCACGACAATTGCACCAAAGAAAAAAGGACATCAGCTAGAACTGACAGAGTAAGAAACAGTCATAAGCCAGGAGAAAGAAATGTGGACAGCCCACAAGACAGAACAGTAAGAACAGCATATGAAGCAACATCTAATAGAGTCATCCAGCATGTTAAAGACACTCACACATCCTCTATCATTCCTGTGTGGGTGTCAGCTGCAAGTGAGCCAAACCGTGAAGTTCTTGTGTATGCACTCCTTGATACACGGAGCGACACAACGTTTATCCTGGAAGAAACAGCAAAGGCATTACACACAAGAAACGAACCAGTTCACTTAAAGCTCTCCACAATGTCCTCAAGAAATGCAGTAGTGTCCTGCAAGAAACTGACTGGTTTACAAGTAAGAGGATTCTACTCAGATAGAATAATTCCTCTGTCAGTGACCTACTCAAGAGAATTCATCCCTGCAAACAGAGACCACATTCCCACACCGGAAACTGCTAAGGTATGGCCTCATCTTGAACACATTGCAGATGACATTGCTCCTCAGCAAAGCTGTGATGTCGGCCTGCTAATTGGCTACAATTGTCCTCAAGCTCTTGTTCCACGACAGGTGGTGTCTGGTGAAGAAAATCAGCCCTATGCATTGAGAACAGACTTGGGCTGGAGTGTGGTTGGTTATGGGAACCCATGCATCAACTATGGAGACCCTATAGGAGTCAGTCATCGGGTAATTGTGAAGCAAGTGGTTCCAGATCCTCAGTTCTCTTCAGACCTCACACATGAAGTGCACTACGTCTGTAGAACACAGATCAAGGAATTAGTTTCACCAGCAGAAATTGTCAGAGTGCTAGAATCTGACTTTGTTGAAAGAATGTCAGAAGATGGAAACATCTCTCAAGAAGATGTCAGATTCCTGGCAAAGATGAAAGGAGGCATCAGACTCAAGGATGATGGCCATTTTGAAATGCCACTTCCATTCAAGAATGAAAGACTCAACTTACCAGATAATAAGATATGTGCCATCCATCGTCTCAAGTGCCtagaaaaaagctga